The Populus alba chromosome 13, ASM523922v2, whole genome shotgun sequence genome contains the following window.
GCAACTCTCGGCAAATTATGAACAACTTCaccaaatggtcatgaacataaCATTACATAGTGGTGATACATGTGTGCTCCCTTTTTGGCTTCATGGTCCCGGGATcaaccaacctcctcctcctcctccccatCCTCCAACTCTACCattattctaatttaatttttttttgaaacacattcaatttgtaatgaatattatttaactttattctaatataaattttttttgaaacacattcagtGGAGCCTGTCCAAATTCAAGTGAGACGATCCAATTTGTTAGATGATGGTTGAATTAACCATTAGATTTTCTTTGGAAATATATCGGTTACTGGTCTTATAACGTAAGAAAGGGAACGAGCTAGAAAACCATATCAACAGGACAATCATAAGAAACTTCCATTGAATTAACTACCCAGGACCGGGAACATTTCGTCACCTAACAATCTTTAGTTCTCGACCAACTCTCACATTTTCGCCGGAGTTCTTTGACGAAGCCTTGTGACAAGAGACATGCACACCCAGTCCTGTTAACTTAATGGAAAAGTATCATGTTGGAAAGAGtattataaagataatattgGCAAATGACGGATAATGTCAAATGTTTTGAGGACTTGGTTTCATCACTGACATCATAGAACGAGCAGCTACTGAGTCTTCGTCGCCTTCATTTAGGACTAATTCAATGGCTCCACTCTATAAATGGCCTTGCATCCTCGCTAGATAACTCACCCCTCTCCACAAGAAAAATCCGTATAGAATCTGATGGAAGGACTCAAGTTTCTAGTGGTTTCTGTCGTCCTGGCTTTGGCTTCTTCATTTGCCTCTGCCTCTGATCCTAGTCCTCTTCAGGACTTCTGTGTTGCCATGAAGAAACCGATGGTGGTATGTGCTTTTTAAGTGTGTTTCGTCAAGAGTTTTTGTCAGGAGTTACATGATATATTGCACTGAAAATACCATGCAtcctgtatatattttaatatcttcaTTCTCTATTAATTGACTAACTTTTGATGGGCATGCTTCAAATGCCTTTCTCATGCACTGTTCGTGAACGGAAAATTCTGCAAGGACCCACAGCAAGTTACTGAAAaggatttcttcttttctggatTCAACGTTCCTCGGGACACTTCCAGTCCAGTTGGTTCAAATGTCACTGCTGTCAATGTTGCTCAAATTCCAGGACTCAACACTCTTGGCATATCCTTGGCTCGCATAGATTTTGCACCATATGGTGGCCTGAACCCACCCCACACTCACCCTCGTGCCACTGAGATCCTAGTGGTCGTGGAGGGTACCCTCTATGTTGGTTTTGTTACATCTAACCTGGCTAACGGAGATAATCGCCTAATCACCAAGGTCTTAAATCCCGGAGATGTTTTTGTGTTCCCAGTCGGACTCATTCATTTCCAGCTCAATGTGGGAAAAACCAATGCCGTTGCATTAGCCAGTTTAAGCAGCCAGAACCCTGGTGTGATTACAATTGCAAACGCAGTGTTTGGAGCAGATCCACCCATTAATCCTAATGTTCTAACCAAGGCCTTCCAGGTGGACAAGAAGGTAGTCGACTATCTTCAGAAACAATTCTGGACGGACAACAACAATTAGAAGAACACATTTATTAAGAAGACATGAAGCTGTAGCTAGCCTCATGTTTGGCATGTTTTCTTCATTACTACGTACctctttcatatttattttcatgaataaatAGGTTTCTGCTCCTGTCTTTTATGCTCGGTTTGGTAATGATATAAAAAGCATAACAATATGAAACCAAGGAATTGCAGTTATCGTACTATTTGTCATGCCAGTGTCAAGCAATCAACTAAACACCAAATTTGCTAGTCCCAATCACAATTCTCTTTTCCTCACAAATCCACCCAAAGTCACCAAGAAAACCAACCCAAGAGTTGACCCAAAACCTAACCCGAAAATCACAAGCAGAAAAAAAAGTCCGAGCAATTGTGCTGtatgtttaaaatttatggtGCCCGGGtacagttttcataaaaaaaaaaaaaaaagtgcaagaTTTATACCAATTATTTTCGAAGCTATGATAGATGTTACTATCTCTCCaaactaataaaacaaaatgtttttctaGTGTGAGATTTATGGCCGATTATTTTCAAAGCTATGATAGATACGATCtctccaaattaataaaacaaaatgtttttcaacatTATTTGTGGATATTGATAAGggtaataaataaagaaagtatCCTTTATTTTATGTCGACAGATAAActtagataaatttatttatttcatcaaaattacaataataaacataaaaaacacaacacaaaaaaaaaaaaaagagaaaaagttaaGATTAAAAACCAAGCATAAATACTTAGAAGTCTTCTTCAAAGAATTTAGACTATCAAGAAAGTAAtgaattaaaatcatttttttttatcatataaaattttacaCGGTTAAAGTTTTTGAACTCttataaatacaatttattttaatcaaactaaACTATATCTAGTTATATAAATACTATTTGTCttcatcaaatcaagttaacatTTCTTATGTTCAAAACTTTCGGATTTGCATGAATATTTTTCCATCTAAAAACAAgagttaaattcaattattaactagaaaattcataaatgtgaagaaaaattaaaaagaattttgaatttttttataattaaatttattattataattttaatactatttttagtgtttttttacatGGAATCTTATGTGTCCACTCGAGCATATAATTGAATGCGAATCGTgatatataaattgatgtaaATACCAAAATCACTATAGAATAATAGTATCATCCACGTTAATTTTAAAGCAGAAGTCACAATGGTTAAAAGTgtctgttttatttatatttccttGGTCGGGTCGAGGTAATGGCAATGTATGGTGTCAGATCGTACCACTACCATCACACGTGTCCGTGAGGACAACTTGtgcttttattaaatttattgttattatgtaCTTTAATTACGCTTTTTTTCCACAGATATCCCGACTAGGTGCTCTGGTCTGATACGGAACCTTCTCTAGCAAagcaataaacaaataaaataaaataacatgagaTAATAATTGTTatgattattaataaattattttagtggACAATTAACAACCCGTAtattttacgttttaaaaaaattattttttatttttttatttcaaattaattttattggtttatttatattgttttcatacattgatatcaaaattaattttaaaaaattaaaaaatatattattttaatgcatttcctaaaaaaaaatactttaaaaaacaattgatattgTACTCTTAAACACGCTCTAAGGAGTGTTCATCATCCATACTCATTCTTCATAAATTTCaacagtgattttttaaaatttttaatttgatcatctaATTTTATCTTACATAATTGAACTCAAATTAACactcaattacaaaaaaaaatttagagagagagatcgaataaaaaaatagaaaattgaagcgaaaaaaaaatgatgacatagatagcaaattttaaaatttgtttaataagtttttttttttgttattaagtAATTAGTCCctctatttcttaaaataaatcaattttaattctaaactatatttttttatctgttcttTTTGGTCGAGGAGAGAGAAAGACTTGTATGATTTAAGTGTAAAGGAAAAAAGTTGTTATTGACAATGATTTTGACTGCCAAAACATTCGGTTTTTGTGTCAAATGGTTCCATATGATAAGAGAAGTttaaattatgtgtttttttaattttgaaaaacgcctaaaaaacatatctaaattcagaaagatttttgtttcaagttgattttagttttggtttttgggatggtttttgtgattttaaagGCCATTAATTGGTTTAAAAagatttctaggttttttttggtcaaaaatagactgaaaatttgttttttaaattaaaaaaaaaaaacaagaacatgtTTTTCTAACCACCTTAGTGCCCTCAATCTAGGCTTTCCAGGCAACGTGTTATTTGTTGAGATAGATGAAacatcatctctttttttttttcaaagatttggGGTGGAAAAACATAATGTTATcccattaacttttttttttaaaaaaaaaataaatgctcgTGCACAGACCCTTTCTTTATGGGGCTTACTAGGCCCAATAGCACTCGGTCTCattcttctattttaaaaaaaaaattaaaaaaattactatctttttcatatttttttgaaaataattttttgaatttatattttaattaactatttttgtgttatttgtttttgtttatttaaccttttataaaatagtagttattttctatttttattgggtgttttataaatttttttaagaagttagtatgatttatttgtaatttatttttatattttttatatagatgatgtttatttttaaaaataaaaaaatatttattttttataagatttttaatacGTGTAATCTTGCAtggtatcttttttttattattattcagtaatttttatgtgtttgttgatttctattacaaatttattttaataaataaatttattaaatacaatcaGGTAAATGACCTGTGTTGCAAtgtcaaatatcttaatttacacTTGTCTCTACATTTTCTTGATTGtgtttttattcatcattaatgggttttttttcatttatttactcatatttttatttaattagaagagtgcataaattttagatttacttttgtaattttttatgtaataaaacatgttgaaaaaactctatatattcaaaaaaatatatttttcatgtattaGTGTCTTCAGTTTGATCTCTTACTTTTTCTTCTTaactcttttataaaagttttattatttttaatttcactctttaatccaagtttataatgtattgttttttttacatatataaaaaaaattgatactcagtcttttaattttttttgttaatttttttattcttttcagtttaactttcaaattaaaaatttgttgttgctctttaacttcttcttcttctttttttaactctcatttttttaatttttattttttaaaaaattttgtttgtgtgattttttttttcgattctATCGTttaatgtttcattttttagggattgagttttatgatttttcatgtaTATTGCTTCCAATCTAATGATTCGGGTTAAAGGTTTGAAAAGTTATTAGAGATCTATatctttttttgtcttatttttctaatattatcatttcatattattattatttttaaatagctttatagttttcttcaaaaaaattatcaaaattatcctAACCTTAGATCTAAAACGTAAATATATCAGGTTAATTCGTACCAGCTCGCTCCTTAATGTCCATACCACACATCTTTAATTGCTATTAGctcatattagttttttttttaaatactttttcattttattttattatttaatgattaATAGGCTAAAAATTAAATAGCGCCGTCTTTTTGGTCTTAGATAAAAACATTTCCTCTCAAGTTatcgtatatatatatatatatatatatatatatattgtcttttttatatataatttaaataaaaacaacttatttaatttatcaaaattacaacttttttttataaaaaaattacttttaatatcgaaatgttttattagaaaaaaaaaatatagattcaCATGGTAACGCAGGCATTGGTCTGTACGAGCTTGTTAGGTAATATGgttgggttgttttttaaataatttttcgtgctaaaatacatgctaatgatatttttttattttttaaaaattatttttgacatcagcatatcaaaataatttgaaaacactaaaaaatatattaatttaaaattaataaaaaaataaaaaaaaattaaaattttttaaaaaatatttttagaacacaaaaaaaaaaaaaaaaaacattggtaaTAGCATACGCGAAAATGGATTTGAAATAACTGGAGCTGCAAAGATGAATTGAACAGAAGGGCGACAAGTTGATTGGCGCAGATCTGACACGTATTGTGATCATTTTGATTTGTCCCCACTGGATTAGACCCGAGCTCAGCCTCCCTCAGCAGGCGTCTGCTTTCTTTCAAATGTCGATATTACCCCGCTAACCCTCTTTTCACCTTccttatttttcctttcatattttatttttttttattttaaattaatatttttactttaaaaaaattctctccGCTGGATTAACGTGATGACCTATAAAAGAATTggtcaatttaattatatattttttattttaaattaatattttttatattttgtattattttgtttgCTGATGTCacatataactttttaaaataataataaaatattattttaatatatttttaaataaaaataaaaatttttaaaaataatcgtTATTATATTACTCAaatatccttttaatttatttgtattattctaTAGAAaacggtattttttttttatttttttaccattagcaacctttttattgttcataattttaaaataagttggaaaaatcaagcataaaatATCCATAACATTTCGTGTTTAAAGtgaatttgatgaattcaaGGATTGATAACTTGTTTGCTTCATGAATGGATGGCtcttaaacactagtttttacAGCATTTGACTCTAACAAGCATAAATGTGCATCTTCCTACGTTACCCTTCTCAAACAACGtttcttttgcataaaaaaaggGTGATAAAAGGGAACGGAGGGCTGAGTTCGTTATGTacttcaattaataaataataataaatttctcGGAACATTCTTGAGTTTTAGCAAGAACCCAGCGTTAAAAAGAAAGGATGACTGATTTGCCGATCCACTTCTGGAGACAGCTTCCCAGTCAAGGTTCTCTGTATGTAGACAGCCATAATTAgcattcaaagaaaaatttacatGATGGAGGGACCCAGTAATATCTTAATCCACGTCTGCttttttctttagttattaCAGACAGTgattattaacattaataacTTTAACGTggttctgttattttttaaagtattttttatttaaaaaaaacatgttaataatatttttttattttttaaaaattatttttaaaattagcatatcaaaataatttaaaaacatcaaaaaacatattaattcaaaataaaaaaaaaaaaattttgaaagcacttttaaaaagcactcccaaacaccctcttaagaGAATGCGCTAGTTACGGAGTGTTTTGAAAAGTgattatatttgtgtttttaaaaaaattaatttttattaaaaattaaattttatatatattttaactattttatgcattgattttaaaatattaaaaatatattattttaatattaaaaatattttaaaaaacaaccacaatcacacttttaaattcaatataaataaatctttttagtAATAATTAAGCCTGCAATTTGTTAAAGCATCttttattgatatcaaattcaatttgttctcactaatataatttaataaatttttaaaattcattgagCCAACATAGAAAATATATACTCTTGAAATCATATGAAAAGAAATGTTAATTTTGATTGACGCATTAGTTAGTCTAATGATACTCCTCACcatcacataaaaataaactaataaaagtCAAGTATTTATGGAGATTTAGtgtcatgtataaaaaaaagaaatgaaatataagagaggaaaaaaaaagtcacaaacATAAAGCAATATATATTctctaaattaataataaaaaaaaccttttaaatttcGTAAAATAAGCTAACAGTCAAATAACAATTAGAACTATAAAGAGATGAATGTCAACAAACAAGTATTAGAACTCAAGATTTCTTACATTGATTTCAGCTATCCTTCTATTTCACgccattataaaaattaaattgtttttaaaattatttaagtcAACTAAATCATGTTGAATTAAgtctcatttaatttaatttaattttaaattaaaattaaataattctttttatatttatctaaaaactaaatattttttattatatatgtcCATAACTTACATTGATGTCAGCTAACCTTTAATTTAATgtcatcatataaaaattagattGCTTTTAAATTGGCtaaattaactaaatcatgttgaATTAAgtcttatttgatttaattttaaatttgaataagataaagaaattgaataaaaaaaatttaatatttatctaagaactaaatattttttattatataaaaaaattaatttcaccaGCAACTCAGGGCAGGATATAAACAAGATGTATactattcatttctttcaatgcTACAAAACGTACTTTAAGTAAAAGACACTGAAGGTACTCTCATAAATCATAAAGGCTCAGTCATTGACTCCAGCACATTTATCACATATTATTTAGAGTGAGCCgtgtggttttattttttaaaagtattttgttttattttaaattaattttttttatattttcagattattataatgtgctaatgttaaaaaataaaataaaataaaataaatattattttaatacatttccaaacaaaaaacactttgaaaaataatcactatcatactttcaaataccgctttaatttacaaataattacatctgttaatttcatttgtatgttatttgatatttttaattttacccttccaTCCATTTCTTTGTAGGAAGATATTTGAGAATATAGGaatcattgtttttaaaaatatttttcacttaaaaaatatat
Protein-coding sequences here:
- the LOC118053632 gene encoding germin-like protein subfamily 1 member 14 → MEGLKFLVVSVVLALASSFASASDPSPLQDFCVAMKKPMVWACFKCLSHALFVNGKFCKDPQQVTEKDFFFSGFNVPRDTSSPVGSNVTAVNVAQIPGLNTLGISLARIDFAPYGGLNPPHTHPRATEILVVVEGTLYVGFVTSNLANGDNRLITKVLNPGDVFVFPVGLIHFQLNVGKTNAVALASLSSQNPGVITIANAVFGADPPINPNVLTKAFQVDKKVVDYLQKQFWTDNNN